The following are encoded in a window of Manihot esculenta cultivar AM560-2 chromosome 8, M.esculenta_v8, whole genome shotgun sequence genomic DNA:
- the LOC110621123 gene encoding myosin-binding protein 7, giving the protein MDLGVLSPTSSPSRCRDLVKCGNCGCSCSLVASSTRGAWFRSVKRKYDEFEEGNRFYIPGFDLFSNPRVQIENECAALRETVSSQQQAIQDLQAELEEERNASSTAANEAMSMILRLQREKAEIQMEARQFKRFAEEKMAHDQQEFLALEDLLYKREQAIQSLTCEVQAYKHRMLSYGLTEAEAEGEKGERSELSRNPSMNENLDALQFEFPAYNYPPLKCNLNENPIALEGDDDVDVEKYAFGEIPHARDHLKDLEYRINQMENSPSSSQLDGASSGSKNIPEKVIVGQSPRRPRDRMSSAENSGSFVGTSRETGPDLVTESQSFRLNNSFKKMDYVSQSEDSSNLRKLDNASDFGDDMSSDRVYTIDSVYNGVPYNCAAEPKAGAGICEDYVSTPREVSNRPDVSDPDIKKLYMRLQALEADRESMRHAIISMRTDKAQMVLLKEIAQHLSKEMSPERRMPVKKPSLGTFSFMSIFKWVASFIFWRKKARRSKYMCGLSASNVGLLLLLDKGPRTRQWRCVTSTQV; this is encoded by the exons ATGGATTTGGGAGTACTTTCACCTACCTCTTCACCTTCACGGTGTAGGGATTTGGTGAAGTGTGGTAATTGTGGGTGTAGTTGTTCTTTAGTAGCTTCCTCCACCAGGGGTGCTTGGTTCCGGTCTGTGAAACGAAAATATGATGAGTTTGAGGAAGGAAATCGATTCTATATACCTGGATTTGATCTCTTCTCGAATCCACGTGTGCAAATTGAGAATGAATGTGCTGCATTACGTGAAACAGTTAGTAGCCAACAGCAGGCAATACAAGATTTACAGGCTGAACTGGAAGAGGAGAGAAATGCCTCTTCAACGGCAGCAAATGAGGCAATGTCAATGATACTGAGGTTGCAGAGGGAGAAGGCAGAGATCCAAATGGAAGCAAGACAATTCAAGCGTTTTGCAGAGGAGAAGATGGCTCATGATCAGCAGGAGTTTTTGGCTCTTGAGGATCTATTGTATAAGAGAGAACAAGCTATTCAATCTCTTACTTGTGAGGTGCAGGCTTATAAACATAGGATGCTGAGTTATGGGCTTACAGAAGCTGAGGCAGAGGGGGAGAAGGGTGAGAGAAGTGAGTTAAGTCGCAACCCAAGTATGAATGAAAATTTGGATgctctgcaatttgaatttccaGCATACAATTATCCACCCCTAAAATGCAATTTGAATGAGAACCCAATTGCATTGGAAGGCGACGATGATGTGGATGTGGAGAAATATGCTTTTGGTGAGATTCCTCATGCTCGGGATCATTTGAAAGATTTGGAATATAGGATCAATCAGATGGAGAATAGTCCCAGTAGCAGTCAATTGGATGGGGCGTCCTCTGGTTCAAAGAATATCCCAGAGAAGGTGATAGTTGGCCAATCTCCCAGGCGGCCGAGAGACAGGATGTCTTCTGCCGAAAATTCAGGTTCATTTGTGGGTACATCAAGAGAAACAGGTCCAGATCTTGTGACAGAATCTCAAAGTTTCAGGTTGAATAATAGCTTTAAGAAGATGGATTATGTTTCGCAATCAGAAGACTCCTCGAATTTGAGAAAGTTGGACAATGCATCAGATTTTGGAGATGACATGAGTAGTGACAGAGTTTATACCATTGATTCTGTCTACAATGGGGTACCATATAATTGTGCTGCCGAACCAAAAGCTGGAGCTGGGATTTGTGAAGATTATGTTTCCACTCCAAGGGAGGTATCAAATCGGCCTGATGTTAGCGATCCTGATATCAAAAAGCTCTACATGAGGCTTCAGGCACTTGAGGCTGACAGGGAATCTATGAGGCACGCAATTATTTCAATGCGCACTGATAAAGCCCAGATGGTGCTATTGAAAGAAATAGCTCAACATTTGTCCAAGGAGATGTCACCAGAAAGGCGAATGCCTGTGAAGAAGCCATCTCTTGGAACCTTTTCCTTCATGTCAATTTTCAAG TGGGTCGCATCCTTCATTTTCTGGAGAAAGAAAGCTCGTCGAAGCAA ATATATGTGCGGGCTTTCAGCAAGCAACGTTGGTCTGTTACTGCTACTGGACAAAGGGCCTCGCACAAGGCAATGGAGATGTGTTACAAGTACACAAGTGTGA